DNA from Actinoplanes sp. SE50/110:
CGTCCGGGAGCTGCTGGACGCATCCGTGCGCGGCGGCGAGCCGCCCCGCGCCGCCCTCGACGCGATCAACGCGGCGATCACCCGGGTGCCGACCGCGGAGGAGCTGCGGTGGAGCTCCGCCCGGGGGCTCCACCGGTCGGCGCCGCACCCGACGGACCAGGTGGTGGACCACGCGTTGGGGATCCTGGCCGCGGACGCCGCCGACCTGCTGACCGGCCCGGACGCGGACCGGTTGACCGCCTGCGACTCCAGCCCCTGCCAGCGTTACCTGCTGCGCAGCGGGCGGCGGCAGTGGTGCTCGGTGCGCTGCGGGGACCGGGCGCGCGCCGCTCGCGCCTACGCCCGCCGCGCCGGTCGGTAGGCTGCCGGCATGAGTCAGGACATCGCTCGCGAACTGGGGGTCACCCCCACCTTCGACGCCACCGCGGAGATCACCCGCCGGGTGTCGTTCCTCGCCGGTGCGCTCGCCGCCAGCGGC
Protein-coding regions in this window:
- a CDS encoding ABATE domain-containing protein, encoding MRNVIDTAPGADLHPGLDLANSRLVAPGGVVTDLLATPAEAGDWLIARGLAPAGARLQEVCAGRLRALRGAVRELLDASVRGGEPPRAALDAINAAITRVPTAEELRWSSARGLHRSAPHPTDQVVDHALGILAADAADLLTGPDADRLTACDSSPCQRYLLRSGRRQWCSVRCGDRARAARAYARRAGR